A genome region from Scomber japonicus isolate fScoJap1 chromosome 15, fScoJap1.pri, whole genome shotgun sequence includes the following:
- the LOC128374342 gene encoding transmembrane protein 42 — protein sequence MFPGVFYALLAGFLGAVASSSAKLSLGADYLKGVCETGLRTWGEQRKFRQADETTACDRLHIPLRLLCGGLLFTCNAVMWTFLAKALRYSSSSTRTTVTTTASNFISSAFLGQLIFGEAQITLWWVGISLTFSGLLVLQRVSPQDGHHNAVAKDE from the exons ATGTTCCCGGGAGTTTTCTATGCACTGCTGGCGGGTTTCCTCGGAGCTGTGGCGTCGTCCTCGGCCAAGCTGTCTCTCGGAGCCGACTACCTGAAGGGAGTCTGCGAAACCGGACTCCGGACATGGGGCGAGCAGAGGAAATTCAGACAAGCGGACGAAACTACAGCCTGTGACCGG CTTCATATCCCTCTGAGGCTGCTATGTGGCGGGCTGCTTTTCACCTGCAATGCTGTGATGTGGACCTTCCTTGCCAAAGCACTCAGgtattcctcttcctccacccgAACCACTGTGACCACCACCGCCTCCAACTTCATATCTTCC GCTTTCCTGGGCCAGCTGATCTTCGGTGAAGCTCAAATAACGCTGTGGTGGGTGGGGATCTCTCTGACTTTCTCTGGCCTGTTGGTACTGCAGAGGGTTTCTCCACAGGATGGACATCACAACGCAGTCGCCAAGGATGAATAA
- the zdhhc3b gene encoding palmitoyltransferase ZDHHC3, with the protein MKSPAHRTRDIERQAGYLKPEHCAPPPPRTGSDTMWFIRDGCGIVCGIITWFLVFYAEFVVVFVMLLPAKNVFYSLFNGVIFNGLAFLALASHAKAMCTDPGAVPKGNATKEFIESLQLKPGQVVYKCPKCCSIKPDRAHHCSVCKRCIKKMDHHCPWVNNCVGENNQKYFVLFTMYIALISFHALAMVAFHFVFCFEEDWTKCSNFSPPATVILLILLCFEGLLFLIFTAVMFGTQVHSICTDETGIEQLKKEERRWAKKSRWMNLKVVFGHPFSIAWLSPFAAPDHGKADIYQYIV; encoded by the exons ATGAAGAGCCCGGCGCACCGCACCAGGGACATCGAGCGGCAAGCTGGCTACCTGAAGCCCGAACACTGCGCCCCTCCCCCGCCCCGCACCGGCTCCGACACCATGTGGTTCATCCGCGACGGCTGCGGCATCGTGTGCGGCATCATCACCTGGTTCCTGGTCTTCTACGCCGAGTTTGTGGTGGTGTTCGTCATGCTGCTGCCCGCCAAGAACGTGTTCTACAGCCTCTTCAATGGGGTGATCTTCAACGGCCTGGCCTTCCTCGCCCTCGCCTCTCACGCCAAGGCGATGTGCACAGACCCG GGAGCCGTGCCTAAAGGGAACGCAACCAAAGAATTCATTGAAAGTCTGCAGCTCAAACCAGGACAGGTGGTGTATAAGTGTCCCAAGTGCTGCAGCATCAAGCCTGACAGAGCTCACCACTGCAG tgTGTGCAAACGTTGCATCAAGAAGATGGACCACCACTGTCCCTGGGTGAACAACTGTGTTGGAGAAAACAACCAGAAGTACTTTGTGTTGTTCACA ATGTACATTGCACTAATATCCTTCCATGCGCTGGCCATGGTGGCCTTCCACTTTGTTTTCTGCTTCGAGGAGGACTGGACAA AGTGCAGTAACTTCTCTCCACCAGCAACcgtcatcctcctcatcctcctgtGCTTCGAGGGTCTTCTCTTCCTGATCTTTACAGCAGTCATGTTCGGGACCCAGGTCCACTCCATCTGCACCGATGAGACG GGTATCgagcagctgaagaaggaggagagaagatggGCCAAAAAGTCAAGATGGATGAATTTGAAGGTTGTGTTTGGACATCCGTTCTCTATAGCCTGGCTGAGCCCTTTTGCAGCACCCGACCACGGCAAGGCAGATATTTATCAGTACATAgtgtaa